The following proteins are encoded in a genomic region of Anabas testudineus chromosome 13, fAnaTes1.2, whole genome shotgun sequence:
- the stoml3a gene encoding stomatin (EPB72)-like 3a isoform X1, with product MLSTTSSTVEMVTHGKLQINPDHNVEDKNLGRLGCFGWLLVLISCLFVVATFPLTIFMCIRIVNEYERAVIFRLGRILDRKAKGPGLFFVLPCTDNFIKVDLRTVSFNIPPQEILTKDSVTVSVDGVVYFRIHCPISSVANVSDANSSTRLLAQTTLRNVLGTKNLSELLSDREGISLSMQDALDEATHLWGIKVERVEIKDVKLPLQLQRAMAAEAEASREARAKIIAAEGEMNASRALKEASLVISESPSALQLRYLQTLNNIAAEKNSTIIFPLPIDILQNFMQRK from the exons ATGCTCTCAACAACATCCAGCACAGTCGAGATGGTTACACATGGTAAACTTCAGATCAACCCTGACCACAACGTGGAGG ATAAAAACTTGGGAAGACTGGGATGTTTCGGCTGGCTGTTGGTCCTCATATCCTGCCTCTTTGTAGTAGCAACGTTCCCACTCACAATATTTATGTGTATAAGG ATAGTGAATGAGTATGAGAGAGCTGTTATTTTTAGACTCGGCCGGATCCTAGACAGGAAGGCCAAAGGACcag gGCTTTTCTTTGTTCTGCCCTGCACTGACAACTTTATCAAAGTTGATCTTAGAACCGTGTCCTTTAACATCCCTCCACAAGAG ATCCTAACAAAAGACTCTGTGACAGTGTCGGTGGATGGTGTGGTTTACTTCCGCATACACTGCCCGATCTCCTCTGTGGCTAATGTGTCCGATGCAAATTCATCTACACGGCTGCTGGCTCAAACCACCCTGAGGAATGTTCTCGGTACCAAAAACCTTTCAGAACTGTTGTCTGACAGAGAGGGCATTTCATTGAGTATGCAG GACGCCCTGGATGAAGCCACTCATCTGTGGGGCATTAAGGTGGAGCGTGTGGAAATCAAGGATGTGAAGTTGCCTCTGCAGCTGCAAAGAGCCATGGCAGCAGAGGCAGAGGCCAGTCGGGAGGCCAGAGCTAAG ATCATTGCtgcagagggagagatgaaCGCTTCCAGAGCACTGAAAGAAGCCTCTCTGGTGATTTCTGAGTCACCCTCTGCTCTCCAGCTGCGATATCTCCAGACCCTCAACAACATCGCAGCAGAGAAGAACTCAACCATCATCTTTCCTCTGCCCATAGATATACTGCAGAATTTCATGCAGAGGAAATGA
- the mtus2b gene encoding microtubule-associated tumor suppressor candidate 2 isoform X3 encodes MGHCCCRLHFLPLHCLDQTSESAIVKERELSLELARIRDEVAFSVAHWEQLQQEKEELEHRFQAELLGLRAQQQRELGELEERLKVQHMVEIESLQAEQRTELEELRVKQQEQLEEMSENHEASLMEMETTHNDTLATLQEEHARTVKNLKMAHEQQRKSLEEEFEKIRLSLQDQVDTLTFQNRSLRDRAKRFEEALRKSTDEQIVDALAPYKHIDEDLKSLKEVLEMKNQQIHQQELKISELEKIAEKNVYLEERLQVLQQQNEDLKERIDKNLAVSRQLSEENANLQVNVEKESKEKKRLSRTNEELLWRLQTGELSPRMSPSSSPIHRPSSGPGSPARPHSYHQ; translated from the exons ATGGGCCATTGCTGCTGTAGGCTCCATTTCCTACCTCTGCATTGTCTGGATCAAACG AGTGAGAGTGCCATTGTGAAGGAGAGGGAACTGTCCCTGGAGCTTGCCAGAATCAGGGATGAAGTGG CTTTCAGTGTTGCACACTGGGAGcaactgcagcaggagaaggaggaactGGAGCATCGTTTTCAGGCTGAGCTGCTGGGATTGCGGgctcagcagcagagggagctgGGAGAGCTGGAGGAGCGGCTGAAGGTGCAGCACATGGTCGAGATAGAGAGCCTGCAGGCAGAACAAAGAACTgagctggaggagctgagggTCAAACAGCAGGAGCAG CTCGAGGAGATGAGTGAGAACCATGAGGCGTCTTTGATGGAGATGGAGACGACTCATAACGACACATTGGCCACTCTGCAAGAAGAACACGCCAGGACTGTAAAAA ATTTGAAGATGGCCCATGAACAGCAGAGGAAGTCTCTGGAGGAGGAGTTTGAAAAGATCAGACTGTCGCTTCAA GATCAGGTGGACACGCTGACATTTCAGAACCGAAGCCTCAGAGACCGAGCAAAGCGCTTTGAAGAAGCTCTGCGCAAGAGCACAGACGAGCAGATAGTG GACGCCTTGGCACCTTATAAACACATTGATGAGGACCTAAAGAGTCTGAAAGAAGTTCTGGAGATGAAGAATCAGCAAATTCATCAACAAGAACTGAAGATTTCAGAACTGGAAAAAATA GCTGAAAAGAACGTGTACCTGGAGGAAAGACTACAGGTATTACAACAGCAGAACGAAGACCTGAAGGAGCGAATAGACAAAAACCTAGCTGTGTCCAG ACAACTCTCTGAGGAAAATGCCAATCTGCAAGTGAACGTGGAGAAGGAGAGCAAGGAGAAGAAGAGGCTGAGCCGCACTAATGAGGAACTGCTATGGCGTCTTCAGACGGGCGAGCTGAGCCCTCGCATGTCTCCCAGCTCTTCTCCCATCCACCGCCCCTCCTCTGGACCAGGCTCTCCTGCCCGGCCACACTCCTACCATCAATGA
- the stoml3a gene encoding stomatin (EPB72)-like 3a isoform X2 gives MLSTTSSTVEMVTHGKLQINPDHNVEDKNLGRLGCFGWLLVLISCLFIVNEYERAVIFRLGRILDRKAKGPGLFFVLPCTDNFIKVDLRTVSFNIPPQEILTKDSVTVSVDGVVYFRIHCPISSVANVSDANSSTRLLAQTTLRNVLGTKNLSELLSDREGISLSMQDALDEATHLWGIKVERVEIKDVKLPLQLQRAMAAEAEASREARAKIIAAEGEMNASRALKEASLVISESPSALQLRYLQTLNNIAAEKNSTIIFPLPIDILQNFMQRK, from the exons ATGCTCTCAACAACATCCAGCACAGTCGAGATGGTTACACATGGTAAACTTCAGATCAACCCTGACCACAACGTGGAGG ATAAAAACTTGGGAAGACTGGGATGTTTCGGCTGGCTGTTGGTCCTCATATCCTGCCTCTTT ATAGTGAATGAGTATGAGAGAGCTGTTATTTTTAGACTCGGCCGGATCCTAGACAGGAAGGCCAAAGGACcag gGCTTTTCTTTGTTCTGCCCTGCACTGACAACTTTATCAAAGTTGATCTTAGAACCGTGTCCTTTAACATCCCTCCACAAGAG ATCCTAACAAAAGACTCTGTGACAGTGTCGGTGGATGGTGTGGTTTACTTCCGCATACACTGCCCGATCTCCTCTGTGGCTAATGTGTCCGATGCAAATTCATCTACACGGCTGCTGGCTCAAACCACCCTGAGGAATGTTCTCGGTACCAAAAACCTTTCAGAACTGTTGTCTGACAGAGAGGGCATTTCATTGAGTATGCAG GACGCCCTGGATGAAGCCACTCATCTGTGGGGCATTAAGGTGGAGCGTGTGGAAATCAAGGATGTGAAGTTGCCTCTGCAGCTGCAAAGAGCCATGGCAGCAGAGGCAGAGGCCAGTCGGGAGGCCAGAGCTAAG ATCATTGCtgcagagggagagatgaaCGCTTCCAGAGCACTGAAAGAAGCCTCTCTGGTGATTTCTGAGTCACCCTCTGCTCTCCAGCTGCGATATCTCCAGACCCTCAACAACATCGCAGCAGAGAAGAACTCAACCATCATCTTTCCTCTGCCCATAGATATACTGCAGAATTTCATGCAGAGGAAATGA
- the stoml3a gene encoding stomatin (EPB72)-like 3a isoform X3, with protein sequence MFRLAVGPHILPLCSSNVPTHNIYVYKGRLKSYFSYRSAITIVNEYERAVIFRLGRILDRKAKGPGLFFVLPCTDNFIKVDLRTVSFNIPPQEILTKDSVTVSVDGVVYFRIHCPISSVANVSDANSSTRLLAQTTLRNVLGTKNLSELLSDREGISLSMQDALDEATHLWGIKVERVEIKDVKLPLQLQRAMAAEAEASREARAKIIAAEGEMNASRALKEASLVISESPSALQLRYLQTLNNIAAEKNSTIIFPLPIDILQNFMQRK encoded by the exons ATGTTTCGGCTGGCTGTTGGTCCTCATATCCTGCCTCTTTGTAGTAGCAACGTTCCCACTCACAATATTTATGTGTATAAGGGTAGATTGAAATCCTACTTCTCGTACCGATCAGCTATAACC ATAGTGAATGAGTATGAGAGAGCTGTTATTTTTAGACTCGGCCGGATCCTAGACAGGAAGGCCAAAGGACcag gGCTTTTCTTTGTTCTGCCCTGCACTGACAACTTTATCAAAGTTGATCTTAGAACCGTGTCCTTTAACATCCCTCCACAAGAG ATCCTAACAAAAGACTCTGTGACAGTGTCGGTGGATGGTGTGGTTTACTTCCGCATACACTGCCCGATCTCCTCTGTGGCTAATGTGTCCGATGCAAATTCATCTACACGGCTGCTGGCTCAAACCACCCTGAGGAATGTTCTCGGTACCAAAAACCTTTCAGAACTGTTGTCTGACAGAGAGGGCATTTCATTGAGTATGCAG GACGCCCTGGATGAAGCCACTCATCTGTGGGGCATTAAGGTGGAGCGTGTGGAAATCAAGGATGTGAAGTTGCCTCTGCAGCTGCAAAGAGCCATGGCAGCAGAGGCAGAGGCCAGTCGGGAGGCCAGAGCTAAG ATCATTGCtgcagagggagagatgaaCGCTTCCAGAGCACTGAAAGAAGCCTCTCTGGTGATTTCTGAGTCACCCTCTGCTCTCCAGCTGCGATATCTCCAGACCCTCAACAACATCGCAGCAGAGAAGAACTCAACCATCATCTTTCCTCTGCCCATAGATATACTGCAGAATTTCATGCAGAGGAAATGA